In Taeniopygia guttata chromosome 23, bTaeGut7.mat, whole genome shotgun sequence, the following are encoded in one genomic region:
- the HMGCL gene encoding hydroxymethylglutaryl-CoA lyase, mitochondrial isoform X2, whose amino-acid sequence MPLCDTGSAPRDGAWGQVSSAAAASGAYPKRVKVVEVGPRDGLQNEKNLVPTPVKINLINMLSETGLQVIEATSFVSPKWVPQMADHTEVMQGINKFPGISYPVLTPNLRGFQAAVAAGAKEVSIFGAASELFTRKNINCSIEESLERFEEVMRAAREANIPVRGYVSCVLGCPYEGKISAAKVAEVSKKMYSMGCYEISLGDTIGVGTPGSMREMLAVVMKEVPVGALAVHCHDTYGQALANILVALQMGVSVVDASVAGLGGCPYAQGASGNVATEDLVYMLNGLGIHTGVDLQKLMDTGTFICNALNRKSNSKVSQASCRL is encoded by the exons ATGCCGCTCTGCGACACGGGCTCCGCGCCGCGGGACGGCGCCTGGGGACAG GTGAGCTCCGCTGCGGCGGCGAGCGGCGCGTACCCGAAGCGAGTGAAGGTGGTGGAGGTGGGACCCCGCGACGGGCTCCAGAACGAGAAG AATCTTGTGCCCACCCCAGTGAAGATCAATTTAATCAACATGCTGTCAGAGACGGGGCTGCAGGTCATAGAGGCCACCAGCTTTGTGTCCCCCAAGTGGGTTCCTCAG ATGGCTGATCACACCGAGGTGATGCAGGGGATCAATAAATTCCCTGGGATCAGTTACCCTGTGCTGACTCCGAACCTCAGGGGCTTCCAGGCAGCG GTGGCAGCAGGGGCCAAAGAGGTGTCGATCTTTGGGGCAGCATCTGAGCTGTTCACCAGGAAAAACATCAACTGCTCCATCGAGGAGAGCCTGGAGAGGTTTGAAGAGGTCATGAGGGCAGCGAGGGAAGCCAACATTCCTGTCAGGGG ATATGTTTCCTGTGTCCTTGGATGTCCCTATGAAGGGAAGATTTCTGCAGCTAAAGTTGCAGAG GTCTCCAAGAAGATGTACTCCATGGGGTGCTACGAGATCTCCCTGGGGGACACCATCGGCGTGGGCACCCCGGGCAGCATGAGGGAGATGCTGGCCGTGGTGATGAAGGAGGTGCCCGTGGGGGCTCTGGCTGTGCACTGCCACGACACCTATGGCCAGGCCCTGGCCAACATCCTGGTGGCCCTGCAG ATGGGGGTGAGCGTGGTGGACGCTTCCGTGGCCGGCCTTGGGGGGTGTCCCTATGCCCAGGGAGCCTCTGGCAACGTGGCCACAGAGGATTTGGTGTACATGCTCAACGGGCTGGGCATCCACACG GGGGTGGATCTGCAGAAGCTGATGGACACAGGCACCTTCATCTGCAATGCCCTGAACAGAAAAAGCAATTCCAAAGTGTCTCAGGCCTCCTGCAGACTGTGA
- the HMGCL gene encoding hydroxymethylglutaryl-CoA lyase, mitochondrial isoform X1, with amino-acid sequence MAAARRLLPRWAGSLRPVSSAAAASGAYPKRVKVVEVGPRDGLQNEKNLVPTPVKINLINMLSETGLQVIEATSFVSPKWVPQMADHTEVMQGINKFPGISYPVLTPNLRGFQAAVAAGAKEVSIFGAASELFTRKNINCSIEESLERFEEVMRAAREANIPVRGYVSCVLGCPYEGKISAAKVAEVSKKMYSMGCYEISLGDTIGVGTPGSMREMLAVVMKEVPVGALAVHCHDTYGQALANILVALQMGVSVVDASVAGLGGCPYAQGASGNVATEDLVYMLNGLGIHTGVDLQKLMDTGTFICNALNRKSNSKVSQASCRL; translated from the exons atggcggcggcgcggcggctcCTGCCGCGCTGGGCGGGATCGCTGCGGCCC GTGAGCTCCGCTGCGGCGGCGAGCGGCGCGTACCCGAAGCGAGTGAAGGTGGTGGAGGTGGGACCCCGCGACGGGCTCCAGAACGAGAAG AATCTTGTGCCCACCCCAGTGAAGATCAATTTAATCAACATGCTGTCAGAGACGGGGCTGCAGGTCATAGAGGCCACCAGCTTTGTGTCCCCCAAGTGGGTTCCTCAG ATGGCTGATCACACCGAGGTGATGCAGGGGATCAATAAATTCCCTGGGATCAGTTACCCTGTGCTGACTCCGAACCTCAGGGGCTTCCAGGCAGCG GTGGCAGCAGGGGCCAAAGAGGTGTCGATCTTTGGGGCAGCATCTGAGCTGTTCACCAGGAAAAACATCAACTGCTCCATCGAGGAGAGCCTGGAGAGGTTTGAAGAGGTCATGAGGGCAGCGAGGGAAGCCAACATTCCTGTCAGGGG ATATGTTTCCTGTGTCCTTGGATGTCCCTATGAAGGGAAGATTTCTGCAGCTAAAGTTGCAGAG GTCTCCAAGAAGATGTACTCCATGGGGTGCTACGAGATCTCCCTGGGGGACACCATCGGCGTGGGCACCCCGGGCAGCATGAGGGAGATGCTGGCCGTGGTGATGAAGGAGGTGCCCGTGGGGGCTCTGGCTGTGCACTGCCACGACACCTATGGCCAGGCCCTGGCCAACATCCTGGTGGCCCTGCAG ATGGGGGTGAGCGTGGTGGACGCTTCCGTGGCCGGCCTTGGGGGGTGTCCCTATGCCCAGGGAGCCTCTGGCAACGTGGCCACAGAGGATTTGGTGTACATGCTCAACGGGCTGGGCATCCACACG GGGGTGGATCTGCAGAAGCTGATGGACACAGGCACCTTCATCTGCAATGCCCTGAACAGAAAAAGCAATTCCAAAGTGTCTCAGGCCTCCTGCAGACTGTGA